A section of the Carya illinoinensis cultivar Pawnee chromosome 12, C.illinoinensisPawnee_v1, whole genome shotgun sequence genome encodes:
- the LOC122289082 gene encoding uncharacterized protein LOC122289082, translating to MTMQLKAPSRSHTIKSLPTTSTLAKIDNAGLRRPSDLFVLKSSFFSPSLNLLLSPQQRIPASAAPRFSMRVASKQAYICRDCGYIYNERTPFEKVPDKYFCPVCGAPKRRFRAYEPAVAKNANESEARKARKAQIQRDEAIGRALPIAVVVGVVALAGLYFYLNNSLG from the exons ATGACCATGCAGCTGAAGGCACCCTCAAGATCTCACACCATCAAGTCTTTACCGACAACGTCTACTCTGGCCAAAATCGACAATGCCGGTCTGCGACGACCGTCCGATCTGTTCGTTCTAAAGTCATCCTTTTTCTCTCCTTCACTTAACCTCTTGCTTTCTCCTCAACAACGGATTCCTGCGTCTGCTGCACCCAGATTCTCTATGCGTGTCGCCTCCAAGCAAGCCTATATTTGTCGCGATTGCGG CTATATTTACAATGAGAGAACTCCCTTCGAGAAAGTACCTGATAAGTACTTTTGTCCTG TCTGTGGTGCTCCTAAGCGAAGATTTAGGGCTTATGAACCTGCTGTTGCGAAAAATGCTAATGAAAGTGAAGCTCGCAAGGCACGGAAAGCGCAAATTCAGAGAGACGAAGCAATTGG GAGGGCGCTCCCAATCGCAGTTGTGGTGGGAGTTGTGGCACTAGCGGGATTATACTTCTACCTGAATAATAGCTTAGGTTAA